Proteins co-encoded in one Borreliella andersonii genomic window:
- a CDS encoding BBA07 family lipoprotein, translated as MKNILLFVILLFFSCKEFNYSDIRRRSSKGLNANSTANKELKTSFVDSLNDNQKEALFFLEQVVLDSSPDKFNQIFNLNEEKIKEMLATVVKCLQAKRKAKMALESSNSQDVAKAMQQLLQVEKTYIDNLRQSFMTTKTIEEACNLVKNYDASASF; from the coding sequence ATGAAAAATATTTTATTATTTGTTATTTTATTATTCTTTTCTTGTAAAGAATTTAATTATTCTGATATTAGGCGAAGGTCTTCGAAGGGTTTAAATGCTAATAGCACAGCAAATAAAGAGCTTAAAACGTCTTTTGTAGACTCTTTAAATGATAACCAAAAAGAAGCTTTGTTTTTTCTTGAACAGGTGGTTCTTGATAGTAGTCCCGATAAGTTTAATCAAATTTTTAATTTAAATGAAGAGAAAATAAAAGAAATGCTTGCTACTGTTGTTAAGTGTTTGCAGGCCAAAAGAAAGGCCAAAATGGCTCTTGAAAGCTCAAATTCGCAAGATGTTGCCAAGGCTATGCAGCAGTTGTTACAGGTTGAAAAAACTTATATAGATAATTTGCGACAATCTTTTATGACTACTAAAACCATTGAAGAAGCTTGTAATCTTGTGAAAAACTATGATGCATCTGCTTCGTTTTAA
- a CDS encoding DUF735 family protein, with amino-acid sequence MYNELDYKKEILRELKELLENFSTINVKNCINSKCIALLMLSIFNAFHFKKELGKNLVNSLDAIIFAIKSIGTDENFIVLFKAFLHANVEVSSNENAPGEIIIKLLGNIKSPIEFNIAAKNQNKLKKITAKHTGLKKTLTSNYMPKDYINSVYEFIKILIPIGRIVKIIDKKQIEIKGTRTKNFGTVDHFF; translated from the coding sequence ATTTACAATGAGCTTGATTACAAAAAAGAGATATTAAGAGAACTAAAAGAATTGCTTGAAAACTTTAGCACAATTAACGTTAAAAATTGCATTAACTCTAAATGCATTGCATTACTCATGCTTTCAATATTTAACGCATTTCACTTTAAAAAAGAACTGGGCAAAAATCTTGTTAACTCTTTAGATGCCATTATTTTTGCAATAAAGTCCATTGGCACCGACGAGAACTTTATTGTACTATTTAAAGCCTTTTTACATGCAAATGTAGAAGTCAGCTCAAACGAAAATGCTCCAGGCGAAATAATAATAAAATTGCTTGGAAACATTAAGTCCCCTATTGAATTTAATATTGCAGCAAAAAATCAAAACAAGTTAAAAAAAATAACTGCAAAGCACACTGGGCTTAAAAAAACTCTAACTTCTAACTATATGCCTAAAGATTACATAAATTCAGTATATGAATTTATTAAAATATTAATTCCTATAGGAAGAATCGTTAAAATCATAGACAAAAAACAAATAGAAATAAAAGGCACAAGAACAAAAAATTTTGGCACCGTGGATCATTTTTTTTGA
- a CDS encoding DUF685 domain-containing protein, producing MNTNEPQESVQIKDLNKKTKVNQSDLIPIDDMVEDTCAITYQHLLEQIQNDTFYNNEFGCFKKAIKDVISKELSKNKEYIKNIYIKVISKLLKLSTPPENIDFDAVFRKVKSTFIESLRHTNTKPSSNKISIYNPNTKDIELIQFEILIESLKEFLAEKSEINQLKNDLTNYIQINDFTDKFKNSFKLLPKQTLDAKNEQLVSCYQNEIPQIASVPIWWQGKTHSFGGPTDNS from the coding sequence ATGAATACCAACGAACCACAAGAAAGCGTACAAATAAAAGACTTAAACAAAAAAACAAAAGTTAATCAAAGTGACCTTATTCCTATTGATGACATGGTAGAAGATACTTGTGCAATCACGTACCAACATCTCCTAGAACAAATACAAAACGATACATTTTATAATAACGAATTTGGATGCTTTAAAAAAGCAATAAAAGACGTAATTAGCAAGGAACTTTCAAAAAACAAAGAATATATAAAAAACATTTACATTAAAGTAATCTCAAAGCTTTTAAAGCTAAGCACGCCACCCGAAAACATAGATTTTGATGCTGTTTTTAGAAAAGTTAAATCTACGTTTATTGAAAGCTTAAGGCACACAAACACAAAGCCATCTTCAAACAAAATTTCAATTTACAACCCAAACACAAAAGATATTGAACTTATTCAATTTGAAATCTTAATTGAAAGTTTAAAAGAATTTCTTGCAGAAAAATCTGAAATAAATCAGCTCAAAAATGACCTAACAAATTACATTCAAATAAACGATTTTACAGATAAATTTAAAAACTCTTTTAAATTACTACCTAAACAAACTCTTGATGCAAAAAATGAACAACTTGTAAGCTGTTATCAAAACGAAATTCCACAAATTGCAAGCGTTCCTATTTGGTGGCAAGGAAAAACACACAGCTTTGGGGGACCTACAGACAATAGTTGA
- a CDS encoding BlyA family holin: MLIFLSTIDNTKLIILGGFIVLAIIPMILAIKLQFKENLNFLIKKLLKNTNKKEPK; this comes from the coding sequence ATACTTATTTTTTTGTCAACAATTGACAATACAAAACTAATTATCTTAGGGGGATTTATTGTACTGGCAATAATACCAATGATTTTAGCAATAAAATTACAGTTTAAAGAAAATTTAAATTTTCTTATTAAAAAACTCTTAAAAAATACAAATAAAAAGGAACCAAAATGA
- a CDS encoding BlyB family putative holin accessory protein, which yields MNSKMNINSGLEALNNLYDFLKSSDSPTEVKIEKGIYLGLNLYNLIMSTYKDKITTLEKEESLKILNEIENVNNKITQLISSINDERDINIIEHLREERNELMKIKTQALQEEIKEFSENPSTTKNKTQNLKENKGDKIAN from the coding sequence ATGAACAGTAAAATGAATATCAATTCTGGCCTTGAAGCTTTAAATAATTTATATGATTTTCTAAAAAGCAGTGACTCTCCAACAGAAGTCAAAATAGAAAAGGGAATATATTTGGGACTTAATCTTTACAATCTAATAATGAGCACCTACAAAGACAAAATTACAACCCTTGAGAAGGAAGAATCATTAAAAATATTAAATGAAATTGAAAATGTTAATAATAAAATTACTCAACTTATATCAAGCATTAATGATGAGAGAGATATAAATATTATTGAGCATTTAAGAGAAGAGAGAAACGAACTAATGAAAATCAAAACTCAAGCACTCCAAGAAGAAATAAAAGAGTTTTCAGAAAATCCAAGCACTACTAAAAACAAAACCCAAAACTTAAAGGAAAATAAAGGAGATAAAATTGCAAATTAA
- a CDS encoding BBA14 family lipoprotein: protein MQIKKFPFLFLLNILTIFSCSTIANLPEEPSSPKESTLKALSLYEAHLSSYIMYLQTSLVKTKQKVNNKNYPEFKLFDTNKLKKDQTLESIKTNIVALKNHIDKIKPIAMQIYKKYSKNVP, encoded by the coding sequence TTGCAAATTAAAAAATTCCCTTTTTTGTTTTTATTAAATATTCTTACAATCTTTTCATGCTCTACAATAGCAAACCTTCCAGAAGAGCCATCATCCCCAAAAGAGTCAACATTAAAAGCTTTAAGCTTATATGAGGCACATCTTTCAAGCTACATTATGTATTTACAAACATCTCTCGTGAAGACTAAACAAAAAGTAAATAACAAAAATTATCCGGAGTTTAAACTTTTTGACACCAACAAATTAAAAAAAGATCAAACTCTAGAATCAATCAAAACAAACATTGTTGCTTTGAAAAATCACATTGACAAAATAAAACCAATTGCAATGCAGATTTACAAAAAATACTCAAAAAATGTACCTTAA
- the ospA gene encoding outer surface lipoprotein OspA — MKKYLLGIGLILALIACKQNVSSLDEKNSVSVDVPGGMKVLVSKEKNKDGKYDLMATVDKLELKGTSDKNNGSGVLEGVKADKSKVKLTVADDLSKTTLEVLKEDGKTLVSRKVTSKDKSTTEEKFNEKGELSEKTMTRANGTKLEYTEIKSDGSGKAKEVLKGYVLEGTLSTDKATLVVKEGTVTLSKHISKSGEVTADLNDTDSTPATKKTGNWNSSTSTLTITVNSKKTKDLVFTKENTITVQKYNSAGTSLEGSAAEIKTLDELKTALK, encoded by the coding sequence ATGAAAAAATATTTATTGGGAATAGGTCTAATATTAGCCTTAATAGCATGTAAGCAAAATGTTAGCAGCCTTGACGAGAAAAACAGCGTTTCAGTAGATGTACCTGGTGGAATGAAAGTTCTTGTAAGCAAAGAAAAAAACAAAGACGGCAAGTACGATCTAATGGCAACAGTGGACAAGCTTGAGCTTAAAGGAACTTCTGACAAAAACAATGGATCTGGAGTACTTGAAGGCGTAAAAGCTGATAAAAGTAAAGTAAAATTAACAGTTGCTGACGATCTAAGCAAAACCACACTTGAAGTTTTAAAAGAAGATGGTAAAACATTAGTGTCAAGAAAAGTAACTTCCAAGGACAAGTCAACAACAGAAGAAAAATTCAACGAAAAAGGTGAATTGTCTGAAAAAACAATGACAAGAGCAAACGGAACCAAACTTGAATACACAGAAATTAAAAGCGATGGATCCGGAAAAGCTAAAGAAGTTTTAAAAGGCTATGTTCTTGAAGGAACTCTATCTACTGACAAAGCAACATTGGTGGTTAAAGAAGGAACAGTTACTTTAAGTAAGCACATTTCAAAATCCGGAGAAGTAACAGCTGATCTTAATGACACTGACAGCACTCCTGCTACTAAAAAAACTGGAAATTGGAATTCAAGTACTTCAACTTTAACAATTACTGTAAACAGTAAAAAAACTAAAGACCTTGTGTTTACAAAAGAAAACACAATTACAGTACAAAAATACAACTCAGCTGGCACTAGCTTGGAAGGATCAGCAGCTGAAATTAAAACACTCGATGAACTTAAAACCGCTTTAAAATAA
- the ospB gene encoding outer surface lipoprotein OspB: MRLYLIGFVLVLALLGCAQKGAKPNAPEDDSQRNINLEDSSKAKKDTNQNLLENSVSLFNGNVIFVSKEKNSSGKYDLRAIINQVELKGTSDQNNGSGSLEGVKTDKSKVKLTVSKDLQTVTLETFDTSNQKISSKVTKQHGSITEETFKANKLDSKKLTRSNETTLEYSQMTNEDNATKAVETLKNGIKFEGKLVSGKTEVEITEGTVTLKREIEKNGKVTVYLNDTDSTPATKKTGNWNSSTSTLTITVNSKKTKDLVFLTNGTITVQNYNSAGTTLEGSPKEVIGLSELKGTLK; the protein is encoded by the coding sequence ATGAGATTATACTTAATAGGATTTGTTTTAGTGTTGGCTTTACTAGGATGTGCGCAAAAAGGTGCTAAGCCAAACGCACCAGAAGATGATTCTCAAAGAAATATAAACCTTGAAGACTCTAGCAAAGCGAAAAAGGACACTAATCAAAACCTTCTAGAAAATTCAGTGTCTTTGTTCAATGGTAATGTAATTTTCGTAAGCAAAGAAAAAAACAGTTCTGGCAAATATGATTTAAGAGCAATAATTAACCAAGTTGAACTTAAAGGAACTTCCGATCAAAATAATGGTTCTGGAAGCCTTGAGGGTGTAAAAACTGACAAGAGTAAAGTAAAATTAACAGTTTCTAAAGATCTACAAACAGTAACCCTAGAAACATTCGATACTAGCAACCAAAAAATTTCAAGCAAGGTTACTAAACAACATGGGTCAATAACAGAGGAAACTTTTAAAGCTAATAAATTAGACTCAAAAAAATTAACAAGATCAAACGAAACTACTCTTGAATACTCACAAATGACAAATGAAGACAATGCTACAAAAGCAGTAGAAACTCTTAAAAACGGCATTAAGTTTGAAGGAAAGCTCGTAAGTGGAAAAACAGAAGTGGAAATTACAGAAGGCACTGTTACTCTAAAAAGAGAAATTGAAAAAAATGGAAAAGTAACAGTCTATTTGAATGACACTGACAGCACTCCTGCTACTAAAAAAACTGGAAATTGGAATTCAAGTACTTCAACTTTAACAATTACTGTAAACAGCAAAAAAACTAAAGATCTAGTGTTCTTAACAAATGGTACAATTACAGTACAAAATTACAACTCAGCTGGCACTACACTTGAAGGATCACCAAAGGAAGTTATAGGTCTTTCAGAACTCAAAGGTACTTTAAAATAA
- a CDS encoding plasmid maintenance protein, with product MKTLKQKSPSTTKRIKKTTIDFQRNLIVLISTLNFINLNFKKYTQKNILYFLNKNLERNKQKLIKLKTLQNYLYILEKKFKVTLNYCKHLGKNSGSETYYKLKYEKEKCYLIINTYFKEKVINKINEFTQRIKKFNQINSSVKWECINNTNNIYKYKYKEYRNIHKNHKKTTNNETIKKYLSKCSFKTEIPALIMNLETTNSIKIYHLRNLKHIENELKEINPKIIEKHISKTIKENANNPGYLCKFFKNSGYKRIIHKIKETEKKHKNKKEILKKILESKIKELENEQYKKEDLEKFFSKTYKIYKIKPHFIIEHKKYSDLDTLVKKARAEVSKIQDKTTKIKSIKNNIFSILLEQLRHKVEEEKLIPTLKKFIENEPDLKYSKVFDNSYYNNLIKIVS from the coding sequence TTGAAAACACTAAAACAAAAATCACCAAGCACTACAAAAAGAATAAAAAAAACTACAATAGACTTCCAACGCAACCTGATTGTATTAATCTCTACTCTTAACTTTATCAACTTAAACTTTAAAAAATACACACAAAAAAACATACTTTATTTCTTAAATAAAAACCTTGAAAGAAATAAACAAAAACTCATAAAACTTAAAACACTACAAAACTATTTATATATACTAGAGAAAAAATTCAAAGTCACACTGAACTACTGTAAACATTTAGGAAAAAACTCTGGAAGTGAAACTTATTATAAACTTAAATACGAAAAAGAAAAATGCTATTTGATAATTAACACTTATTTTAAAGAAAAAGTAATAAATAAAATTAACGAATTTACACAAAGAATAAAAAAATTTAATCAAATAAATAGTAGTGTTAAATGGGAGTGTATTAATAATACTAATAATATATATAAATATAAATATAAAGAATATAGAAATATACACAAAAATCACAAAAAAACAACAAATAACGAAACAATAAAAAAATACTTAAGTAAATGTAGCTTCAAAACAGAAATCCCAGCCCTAATAATGAACCTAGAAACAACAAACAGCATTAAAATTTATCATTTAAGAAATCTAAAACACATTGAGAATGAACTTAAAGAAATAAATCCCAAAATCATTGAAAAGCACATATCAAAAACAATAAAAGAGAATGCAAACAATCCAGGATATCTATGTAAATTTTTCAAGAACAGCGGATATAAGAGAATAATACACAAAATAAAAGAAACAGAGAAAAAGCACAAAAACAAAAAAGAAATTCTAAAAAAAATACTTGAATCAAAAATAAAAGAATTAGAAAATGAGCAATACAAAAAAGAAGACCTTGAAAAGTTTTTTAGCAAAACATATAAAATTTATAAAATAAAACCACATTTCATAATAGAACACAAAAAATATTCAGACTTAGATACACTGGTAAAAAAAGCAAGAGCAGAGGTTTCCAAAATTCAAGATAAAACAACAAAAATAAAAAGTATAAAAAACAACATTTTTAGTATATTATTAGAACAATTAAGGCATAAAGTAGAAGAAGAAAAGCTAATTCCTACTTTAAAAAAGTTCATTGAGAATGAGCCTGACCTTAAATATAGCAAGGTATTTGACAATTCCTACTATAATAATTTAATTAAAATAGTGAGCTAA
- a CDS encoding DUF226 domain-containing protein yields the protein MTALLERLKQKQKELKLDADNKPKNKKEKKANVFSKIEEVKGRKIYHTKIFNDFYTFGISKNEPTKFFISLRGIFNIEDISMFHLFSLREDDEFMGIYYGIRKLDKAFIVKNFNKKETYTLRKCEYIEFKFKKGSVFCYLNGLHILLKKDRVNSPYYNTLLNIILELETELYTFYSKKLSKGGIILEWIKKRQK from the coding sequence ATGACGGCTTTACTTGAACGATTAAAGCAAAAGCAAAAAGAATTAAAATTAGACGCAGACAACAAACCAAAGAATAAAAAAGAAAAAAAAGCTAATGTTTTTTCTAAAATCGAGGAGGTTAAAGGTAGAAAGATATATCATACCAAAATATTTAATGATTTTTATACATTCGGAATAAGTAAAAATGAACCTACGAAATTTTTCATTTCTTTAAGGGGAATCTTTAACATAGAAGACATAAGCATGTTTCATTTATTCTCTTTAAGGGAAGACGATGAATTTATGGGTATTTATTATGGGATAAGAAAGCTTGATAAAGCATTTATTGTAAAGAACTTCAATAAGAAAGAAACCTATACTCTTAGGAAGTGTGAATACATTGAATTTAAGTTCAAGAAAGGTTCTGTTTTTTGCTATTTAAACGGTCTTCACATTTTACTTAAAAAGGATAGGGTAAATAGCCCATATTATAACACGCTTTTAAATATTATTTTAGAACTAGAAACGGAACTTTACACTTTTTATAGCAAAAAATTATCAAAAGGGGGAATTATTCTTGAATGGATAAAAAAGAGACAAAAATAA
- a CDS encoding ParA family protein: MDKKETKIITVASIKGGVGKSTTSLIFATLLSIKCKVLLIDIDTQASTTSYFFNNIRENNIDLINRNIYEVLISNLHIDNSLVKINKNLDLIPSYLTLHRFNSESIPYKEFKLKEQLKLLSSHYDYIILDTNPSLDFTLTNALVCSNYVIIPITAEKWAVESLDLFNFFMNKLLLTLPMYLINTKFKKNNTHRELLKILEKNSNFLGTISEREDLNKRIAKNDRFDLTKDYIIEYQNALTAFLNKSSYVH, encoded by the coding sequence ATGGATAAAAAAGAGACAAAAATAATAACAGTTGCAAGCATAAAAGGTGGTGTTGGCAAGAGCACAACAAGTTTAATTTTTGCAACATTGCTTTCAATCAAATGCAAAGTTCTTTTAATAGATATTGATACCCAAGCCTCAACAACAAGCTATTTTTTCAATAACATTAGAGAAAATAATATAGATCTAATAAATAGAAATATATATGAGGTATTAATATCAAATTTACATATAGATAATTCATTAGTAAAAATTAATAAAAATTTAGATTTAATTCCAAGCTATTTAACATTGCACAGATTCAACTCGGAATCTATTCCATACAAAGAATTTAAATTAAAAGAACAATTAAAATTGCTAAGCAGTCATTACGATTATATAATACTTGATACAAATCCCAGCTTAGATTTTACCCTAACAAATGCTCTTGTGTGCAGCAATTATGTAATAATACCCATAACAGCAGAGAAATGGGCCGTTGAAAGCTTGGATTTGTTTAATTTTTTTATGAACAAGTTATTGTTGACTTTGCCAATGTATTTAATTAATACTAAATTTAAAAAAAATAACACTCACAGAGAACTTTTAAAAATTTTAGAAAAAAATAGTAATTTTTTAGGCACAATATCTGAGAGAGAAGATTTAAATAAAAGAATTGCAAAAAATGACAGATTTGATTTGACGAAGGATTACATAATAGAGTACCAAAACGCGCTTACTGCGTTTTTAAATAAGTCAAGTTACGTACACTAA
- a CDS encoding chromosome replication/partitioning protein has product MDIKVNKRNLSESVKEEEQAFVHYNKLKEKLNINFQKEIYCKIEAMKVLKEIKDKEYYKLDNYSSFDDFAKDYRLARTQTYKYLKIATAIEEGLIEEKYVVKNGINDTICLLKTKESPNLKKSNQNPIKPLRFQLKKEESYYFYKKNAKLTSFLLEKIFFEEKDFLLKIIKEFETSRNRRK; this is encoded by the coding sequence GTGGACATAAAGGTAAATAAAAGAAATTTATCTGAGAGTGTTAAAGAAGAAGAACAAGCGTTTGTTCATTATAATAAACTTAAAGAAAAATTAAACATTAATTTCCAAAAAGAAATTTATTGTAAGATAGAGGCAATGAAAGTTTTAAAGGAAATTAAAGACAAAGAATATTATAAACTTGACAATTATTCCAGTTTTGATGATTTTGCAAAAGATTATAGACTTGCTAGAACTCAAACTTATAAGTATCTTAAAATTGCAACAGCAATAGAGGAAGGGCTTATTGAAGAAAAGTATGTAGTTAAAAACGGAATCAATGATACAATTTGTCTACTTAAAACAAAAGAGAGTCCAAATTTAAAAAAATCTAACCAAAACCCAATAAAACCACTCAGATTTCAGCTTAAAAAGGAAGAATCTTATTATTTTTATAAAAAAAATGCAAAGCTTACAAGCTTTCTTTTGGAGAAAATTTTTTTTGAGGAAAAAGATTTTTTATTAAAAATAATTAAAGAATTTGAAACTTCTAGAAATAGACGAAAATGA
- the dbpA gene encoding decorin-binding protein DbpA, with the protein MTNKTTNKTFKNLLKLCILVSLLLSCGLTGETKIRLETSAKDIVDEIDKIYKEAAAKNVKFEAFTSSATGGKVSGQPEFIREAKLRAIAVAEKFVKAIEEEATKLKETGSSGEFSAMYDLIFEVSEPLEKIGIQGMKKTVSDEAEISPPTTAEGVLAIVKKMKEKLINVKKKQTQEQETAKNPKTPAKAK; encoded by the coding sequence ATGACTAATAAAACGACTAATAAAACTTTTAAAAATTTACTTAAACTATGTATACTTGTTAGCCTGCTTCTATCATGCGGCCTAACAGGAGAAACAAAAATTAGATTAGAAACATCAGCTAAAGACATCGTAGATGAAATAGATAAAATTTATAAAGAGGCTGCTGCAAAAAATGTAAAATTCGAAGCTTTCACAAGTAGTGCAACAGGCGGAAAGGTATCAGGGCAGCCTGAATTTATAAGAGAAGCAAAACTACGAGCTATTGCGGTAGCAGAAAAATTCGTAAAAGCAATAGAAGAGGAAGCTACTAAACTTAAAGAGACTGGAAGTAGTGGTGAATTCTCAGCAATGTATGACTTAATATTTGAAGTCTCAGAGCCATTAGAAAAAATTGGAATACAAGGCATGAAAAAAACAGTCTCAGATGAAGCTGAAATCAGTCCTCCGACTACAGCTGAAGGAGTGCTTGCTATTGTAAAAAAAATGAAAGAAAAATTGATAAATGTTAAGAAAAAACAAACACAAGAGCAAGAAACTGCCAAAAACCCTAAAACTCCTGCTAAAGCTAAATAA
- the dbpB gene encoding decorin-binding protein DbpB yields the protein MNIKKLNSIAATLLFGLLVACNIGLIEKTNTALESFSKDLKNKISKIKKEAAVKGVLFEAFTDSKTGSKVTSGGMALREAKVQAIGETGKFLKAIEEEALKLKETGNSAQFLAMFDLMLEVIESLEEVGITGLKARALEEAKSNPITTAERLLEVKAQMENQLEAVKVKQNIESGDKKNNKSKKKK from the coding sequence ATGAACATTAAAAAATTAAATTCAATAGCTGCAACCTTGCTTTTTGGTCTATTAGTCGCATGTAATATTGGATTAATAGAAAAAACAAATACGGCTCTTGAATCATTCTCTAAAGATTTAAAAAACAAAATTTCAAAAATAAAAAAAGAAGCTGCTGTGAAAGGTGTACTTTTTGAAGCTTTTACAGACAGTAAAACCGGTTCTAAGGTGACAAGTGGCGGAATGGCCTTAAGAGAAGCAAAAGTGCAAGCCATTGGTGAAACAGGAAAGTTTCTTAAGGCAATAGAAGAAGAAGCTTTAAAACTTAAAGAAACTGGAAACAGTGCTCAATTCTTGGCTATGTTTGACTTAATGCTTGAAGTTATAGAATCACTAGAAGAGGTTGGAATAACAGGCTTAAAAGCCCGTGCTTTAGAGGAAGCTAAAAGTAATCCTATAACCACAGCCGAAAGATTGCTTGAGGTTAAAGCTCAAATGGAAAATCAACTTGAAGCAGTTAAAGTAAAACAAAATATTGAAAGTGGGGATAAAAAAAATAATAAAAGCAAAAAAAAGAAATAG
- a CDS encoding PBSX family phage terminase large subunit, whose product MKRLRKGKEIIIFDTNPESPTHYFKTDYIDNTDVFKTYNFTTYDNPLNSADFIQTQEKLYKNFPAYKARVLYGEWILNESTLFNQMIFNQDYEFKSPIMYIDPAFSVGGDNTAICVLECTFDKFYAYIYQDQKPVSDSLMLASIQVLIENFNVNTVYIEERDSTKGDGILTKTILLLRSKSTCYFKVVPIKPLSNKFKRICSLVPLFESRKIEFLKIISKNVVSDIYSYKGDGNTKDDALDALANAYLLLTLNYKEKLFHFGRFKYL is encoded by the coding sequence ATAAAAAGGCTTAGGAAGGGCAAAGAGATTATTATTTTTGATACAAATCCGGAAAGCCCAACGCATTATTTTAAAACAGACTATATTGACAATACAGATGTTTTTAAGACATATAATTTTACAACGTACGACAACCCCTTAAATTCAGCAGATTTTATTCAAACTCAGGAGAAGCTTTACAAGAATTTTCCTGCTTATAAGGCTCGTGTGCTTTATGGGGAGTGGATTTTAAATGAATCTACACTATTTAATCAGATGATTTTCAATCAAGATTATGAATTTAAAAGCCCAATAATGTATATTGATCCCGCATTCTCAGTAGGTGGAGATAATACAGCCATTTGTGTTTTAGAGTGCACTTTTGATAAGTTTTATGCATATATTTATCAAGATCAAAAACCAGTAAGTGATAGTTTGATGCTTGCCTCTATTCAAGTTTTAATAGAAAATTTCAATGTAAATACCGTTTACATTGAAGAAAGAGATAGTACCAAAGGGGATGGAATTTTAACCAAAACAATTCTTTTATTGAGAAGCAAAAGTACTTGCTATTTTAAAGTTGTGCCAATAAAACCTTTGAGCAATAAATTCAAAAGAATATGCTCTCTTGTTCCTTTGTTTGAAAGCCGCAAAATAGAATTTTTAAAAATAATAAGTAAAAATGTAGTATCTGATATTTACAGCTACAAAGGAGACGGCAATACAAAAGATGATGCGCTAGATGCTCTTGCAAATGCGTATCTGCTTTTAACGCTAAATTATAAAGAAAAGTTATTTCATTTTGGTAGGTTTAAATATTTATAA